A genomic stretch from Kribbella amoyensis includes:
- a CDS encoding ABC transporter permease — protein MSSPATTGLSLRHRLAERGIDSTLLLLVPALVFVIGLFIYPFLYGLGLSFQPTKGGGAFGDYQRFFSDAFQRDTIWKTLRLAVPAALFNVLASVPIAYRMRGRFRGKRLITTLLVIPITLGTVLTAEGLLNFLGPAGWLNRALQGAGIVDEPLGLINNYWGVFFSLVITGFPFAFLLILSYLSGIDPSLERAAATLGADWRARFRRITLPLLAPGLATTFCLTFVLAFSVFPSAILVGDPTGSTRVISIAAYQAAYEQYDYPFASAIAVIMGVVELLVIGLVLLWRSRFYVGSTGGKG, from the coding sequence ATGAGTTCGCCGGCCACCACGGGCCTGAGTCTGCGGCACCGGCTGGCCGAGCGGGGGATCGACAGCACCCTGTTGTTGCTGGTCCCCGCGCTCGTGTTCGTGATCGGGCTGTTCATCTACCCGTTCCTGTACGGGCTGGGGCTGTCGTTCCAGCCCACCAAGGGCGGCGGCGCGTTCGGCGACTACCAGCGGTTCTTCTCCGACGCGTTCCAGCGGGACACGATCTGGAAGACGTTGCGGCTGGCCGTCCCCGCGGCGCTGTTCAACGTGCTCGCCTCGGTCCCGATCGCGTACCGGATGCGCGGCCGGTTCCGCGGCAAGCGGCTGATCACCACGCTGCTGGTCATCCCGATCACGCTCGGCACCGTGCTCACCGCCGAGGGCCTGCTGAACTTCCTCGGCCCGGCCGGCTGGCTCAACCGGGCGCTGCAGGGCGCGGGGATCGTCGACGAGCCGCTCGGGCTGATCAACAACTACTGGGGCGTGTTCTTCTCCCTGGTGATCACCGGGTTCCCGTTCGCGTTCCTGCTGATCCTGTCCTACCTGTCCGGGATCGACCCGAGTCTGGAACGCGCGGCCGCGACGCTCGGCGCGGACTGGCGGGCGCGGTTCCGGCGGATCACGCTGCCGCTGCTGGCCCCCGGTCTGGCGACGACGTTCTGCCTGACCTTCGTGCTGGCGTTCAGCGTGTTCCCGTCCGCGATCCTGGTCGGCGACCCGACCGGCTCGACCCGGGTGATCTCGATCGCCGCGTACCAGGCGGCGTACGAGCAGTACGACTATCCGTTCGCGTCCGCGATCGCGGTGATCATGGGCGTGGTCGAGCTGCTCGTGATCGGCCTGGTGCTGCTGTGGCGGAGCAGGTTCTACGTCGGTTCGACCGGAGGTAAAGGCTGA
- a CDS encoding ABC transporter permease, with protein sequence MATLDPTAGAAPARRRIVASPAGWLVWGAVALFLVFLVGIVGSVLVNSFGTRWFGTWLPQGYTAQWYSQAWTDFGLFQVIVVTLEVAAAVVLLSVLVGVPASYVLARKTFPGKRVVYLAFLLPIMMPPITYGIPLATVLYKFGLAGHLSGVILANLVPCVPFVILTMTPFIEQIDPAIERAARMSGARTLAIFTRILAPLLVPGILASSILVLVRTVGMFELTFLTAGPDSNTLVVALFNSMNAAGIRAQQSVDAMAVIYMLVMMVLLVVALRFVNPTQLVAQVKEDPDP encoded by the coding sequence ATGGCGACGCTCGATCCCACCGCCGGCGCGGCCCCGGCCCGTCGCCGGATCGTCGCCAGCCCGGCCGGCTGGCTGGTCTGGGGCGCGGTCGCGCTGTTCCTGGTGTTCCTGGTCGGCATCGTCGGCTCGGTACTGGTGAACTCGTTCGGGACCCGCTGGTTCGGGACCTGGCTGCCGCAGGGGTACACGGCCCAGTGGTACAGCCAGGCCTGGACCGACTTCGGGTTGTTCCAGGTCATCGTGGTCACCCTCGAGGTGGCCGCGGCCGTCGTGCTGCTGTCGGTCCTGGTCGGCGTCCCGGCGTCGTACGTGCTGGCCCGCAAGACGTTTCCGGGCAAGCGCGTCGTGTACCTCGCGTTCCTGCTGCCGATCATGATGCCGCCGATCACGTACGGCATCCCGCTGGCCACCGTGCTCTACAAGTTCGGGCTGGCCGGGCACCTGTCCGGGGTGATCCTGGCGAACCTGGTGCCGTGCGTGCCGTTCGTCATCCTCACCATGACGCCGTTCATCGAGCAGATCGACCCCGCGATCGAACGGGCCGCCCGGATGTCCGGCGCCCGCACGCTCGCGATCTTCACCCGGATCCTGGCCCCGCTGCTGGTGCCCGGCATCCTGGCGTCGTCGATCCTGGTGCTGGTCCGGACCGTCGGGATGTTCGAGCTGACCTTCCTGACCGCGGGACCGGACTCGAACACGCTGGTGGTCGCGCTGTTCAACTCGATGAACGCGGCCGGCATCCGGGCCCAGCAGTCCGTCGACGCGATGGCGGTCATCTACATGCTGGTGATGATGGTGCTGCTGGTGGTCGCGCTGCGCTTCGTCAACCCGACCCAGCTGGTCGCCCAGGTGAAGGAGGACCCGGATCCCTAA
- a CDS encoding DUF402 domain-containing protein encodes MRNVRVVYRKYDGKLHWHQWMRYLGEDQYGVWLGAPAGAIAQRGDEPEITMPAACVQLFPRDKWFTASFNDVPQKTLIYCDVTTPVTFGDEEFTMVDLDLDVVKRRDGTFYVDDEDEFAEHQVKYGYPADVVRAAQASCDWLVAAVMTEEPFLTTYKKYLDQVR; translated from the coding sequence ATGCGCAACGTCCGCGTGGTCTACCGCAAGTACGACGGCAAGCTGCACTGGCACCAGTGGATGCGGTACCTGGGAGAAGACCAGTACGGCGTCTGGTTGGGTGCGCCGGCGGGCGCGATCGCGCAGCGCGGCGACGAGCCGGAGATCACGATGCCGGCAGCCTGCGTGCAGCTGTTCCCACGGGACAAGTGGTTCACCGCGAGCTTCAACGACGTGCCGCAGAAGACGCTGATCTACTGCGACGTCACCACGCCGGTGACCTTCGGCGACGAGGAGTTCACCATGGTCGACCTCGACCTGGACGTGGTGAAACGCCGCGACGGCACGTTCTACGTGGACGACGAGGACGAGTTCGCCGAGCACCAGGTGAAGTACGGCTACCCGGCCGACGTGGTCCGGGCCGCGCAGGCGTCCTGCGACTGGCTGGTGGCCGCGGTGATGACCGAGGAGCCGTTCCTCACGACGTACAAGAAGTATCTGGACCAGGTCCGTTAG
- the rfbB gene encoding dTDP-glucose 4,6-dehydratase: protein MRRMLITGGAGFIGSNFVHDTVRRYPDAEVTVLDALTYAGSQSNLDPVAEQVTFVHGDICDTELVDKLVAATDVLVHFAAESHVDNSLNDPSPFIKSNLIGTFTLLEAVRKHDKRMHHISTDEVFGDLPLDSVEQFTEETAYDPSSPYSASKAGSDMLVRAWARSYGVAATLSNCANNYGPYQHVEKLIPRQITNVLIGDKPKLYGAGENVREWTHVDDHNDAVHRIITDGRLGETYLIGSGDERNNKQIIEKILTLMGEPADGYVHVNDRPGHDLRYSNNSTKIRTELGWEPRYADFDAGLAATIDWYKANTGWWEPQKSAAEAKYKVLGR, encoded by the coding sequence ATGCGACGGATGCTCATCACCGGCGGCGCCGGCTTCATCGGCTCGAACTTCGTGCACGACACGGTCCGGCGGTACCCGGACGCGGAAGTCACCGTGCTCGACGCGCTCACCTACGCCGGGAGTCAGAGCAACCTCGACCCGGTCGCCGAGCAGGTCACCTTCGTGCACGGCGACATCTGCGACACCGAGCTGGTGGACAAGCTGGTCGCCGCGACCGACGTGCTGGTCCACTTCGCCGCCGAGTCACACGTGGACAACTCGCTGAACGACCCGTCGCCGTTCATCAAGAGCAACCTGATCGGCACCTTCACGCTGCTGGAGGCGGTCCGCAAGCACGACAAGCGGATGCACCACATCTCCACCGACGAGGTGTTCGGCGACCTCCCGCTGGACTCGGTCGAGCAGTTCACCGAGGAGACCGCGTACGACCCGTCCAGCCCGTACTCGGCGAGCAAGGCTGGCTCGGACATGCTCGTCCGCGCCTGGGCCCGGTCGTACGGGGTGGCCGCGACGCTGTCCAACTGCGCGAACAACTACGGCCCGTACCAGCACGTCGAGAAGCTGATCCCGCGGCAGATCACCAACGTGCTGATCGGGGACAAGCCGAAGCTCTACGGCGCCGGCGAGAACGTCCGGGAGTGGACCCACGTCGACGACCACAACGACGCCGTGCACCGGATCATCACCGACGGCCGGCTCGGCGAGACGTACCTGATCGGCTCGGGCGACGAGCGCAACAACAAGCAGATCATCGAGAAGATCCTCACCCTGATGGGCGAGCCGGCCGACGGGTACGTGCACGTCAACGACCGCCCCGGCCACGACCTGCGGTACTCGAACAACTCCACCAAGATCCGCACCGAGCTCGGCTGGGAGCCGCGGTACGCCGACTTCGACGCCGGGCTGGCCGCCACCATCGACTGGTACAAGGCCAACACCGGCTGGTGGGAGCCGCAGAAGTCGGCCGCCGAGGCGAAGTACAAGGTGCTCGGCCGCTGA
- a CDS encoding DUF402 domain-containing protein, which translates to MEMVRTLFRKFDGTPHRLMESLDLGEDEHGLWVGSRPGDRAQRADGSWISVDHTRVRLFPRGQWWSALFNDEPHPTRIYCDIIMPAEFGVESVTAVDLDLDVRLYRDGTVKVMDEDEFRTHREAYGYPPQVVATAQAACAWVVDHIDSAEPFRSVYEHYLQRVRELTPG; encoded by the coding sequence ATGGAGATGGTGCGGACCCTGTTCCGCAAGTTCGACGGCACTCCGCACCGGTTGATGGAGTCGCTCGACCTCGGCGAGGACGAGCACGGCCTGTGGGTCGGCTCCCGGCCCGGCGACCGGGCCCAGCGCGCGGACGGCAGCTGGATCTCGGTCGACCACACCAGGGTCCGGCTGTTCCCGCGCGGCCAGTGGTGGAGTGCCCTCTTCAACGACGAACCACACCCGACCCGGATCTACTGCGACATCATCATGCCCGCGGAGTTCGGGGTCGAGTCGGTCACCGCCGTCGACCTCGACCTGGACGTCCGGCTGTACCGGGACGGCACCGTCAAGGTGATGGACGAGGACGAGTTCCGCACTCATCGTGAGGCCTACGGGTACCCGCCGCAGGTCGTCGCCACGGCTCAGGCCGCGTGTGCCTGGGTCGTGGACCACATCGACTCGGCCGAGCCGTTCCGGTCGGTGTACGAGCACTACCTCCAGCGGGTCCGCGAGCTCACGCCCGGCTGA
- the dxs gene encoding 1-deoxy-D-xylulose-5-phosphate synthase, with product MRVLETVGGPADLKGMTDQQLGELAAEIRDVLVETVSRTGGHLGPNLGMVEITLAMHRVFDSPTDRLVYDTGHQTYVHKLLTGRAPKFDTLRQQGGLSGYPSQAESEHDLVENSHASTALSYADGLAKAYRLRGEDRHVVALIGDGGLTGGMAWEALNNIASGKDLKLVVIVNDNGRSYSPTVGGLATHLTSLRTNPRYEKILELVKKNLGRTPLVGPPMYEVLHGVKKGLKDMLAPQGMFEDLGLKYVGPVDGHDRQAMEDALARAKAFGGPVIVHAVTQKGFGYAAAEQDEEDNFHQVRPLHKPRGWTDVFAEELVEIGHRRPDVVAITAAMLHPTGLAAFAEAFPDRTFDVGIAEQHAVTSAAGLAMGGLHPVVGLYATFLNRAFDQLLMDVALHKCGVTFVLDRAGVTGDDGASHNGMWDMSILQVVPGLRLAAPRDGARVAELLNEAIEVDDAPTVLRYAKGEVFPDMDAIERIGQVDVLVRTGHDVLLIGIGAMAATAVDVAERLGAQGFGVTVVDPRWVKPVPAELVELARDHQYVVTIEDNGRAGGCGAAIAQAIRDAGVTTPVRDFGIPQRFLDHAKRAAVLQEIGLTGQGLARDVIEMIAKHPGDAITSEPDTASGRPGGA from the coding sequence ATGCGCGTGCTGGAGACGGTCGGCGGACCGGCCGACCTCAAGGGCATGACCGACCAACAGCTGGGGGAGCTGGCCGCGGAGATCCGCGACGTGCTGGTCGAGACGGTGTCCAGGACCGGCGGCCACCTGGGGCCGAACCTGGGCATGGTCGAGATCACCCTGGCGATGCACCGGGTGTTCGACTCGCCCACCGACCGGCTGGTGTACGACACCGGCCACCAGACCTATGTGCACAAGCTGCTGACCGGCCGCGCGCCGAAGTTCGACACGCTGCGTCAGCAGGGCGGCCTGTCCGGGTACCCGAGCCAGGCCGAGTCCGAGCACGACCTGGTCGAGAACAGCCACGCCTCGACCGCGCTGTCGTACGCCGACGGCCTGGCCAAGGCGTACCGGCTGCGCGGTGAGGACCGGCACGTGGTCGCGCTGATCGGCGACGGCGGCCTGACCGGCGGGATGGCCTGGGAGGCGCTGAACAACATCGCCTCCGGCAAGGACCTCAAGCTGGTCGTCATCGTCAACGACAACGGCCGCTCGTACAGCCCGACCGTCGGCGGCCTGGCGACCCACCTGACCAGCCTGCGGACCAACCCGCGGTACGAGAAGATCCTCGAGCTGGTGAAGAAGAACCTCGGCCGGACCCCACTGGTCGGCCCGCCGATGTACGAGGTGCTGCACGGGGTGAAGAAGGGCCTGAAGGACATGCTGGCCCCCCAGGGCATGTTCGAGGACCTCGGCCTGAAGTACGTCGGCCCGGTGGACGGCCACGACCGGCAGGCGATGGAGGACGCGCTGGCCCGGGCGAAGGCGTTCGGCGGCCCGGTGATCGTGCACGCGGTGACCCAGAAGGGCTTCGGGTACGCCGCCGCCGAGCAGGACGAGGAGGACAACTTCCACCAGGTCCGGCCGCTGCACAAGCCGCGCGGGTGGACCGACGTGTTCGCCGAAGAGCTGGTCGAGATCGGGCACCGGCGGCCGGACGTGGTCGCGATCACGGCGGCGATGCTGCACCCGACCGGGCTGGCCGCGTTCGCGGAGGCGTTCCCGGACCGGACGTTCGACGTCGGGATCGCCGAGCAGCACGCGGTGACGAGCGCGGCCGGACTGGCGATGGGCGGGCTGCACCCGGTCGTCGGGTTGTACGCGACGTTCCTGAACCGCGCCTTCGACCAGCTGCTGATGGACGTCGCGCTGCACAAGTGCGGGGTCACGTTCGTGCTGGACCGGGCCGGGGTCACCGGTGACGACGGCGCCAGCCACAACGGCATGTGGGACATGTCGATCCTGCAGGTCGTCCCGGGGCTGCGGCTGGCCGCACCGCGCGACGGCGCCCGGGTGGCCGAGCTGCTGAACGAGGCGATCGAGGTCGACGACGCGCCCACCGTGCTCCGGTACGCGAAGGGCGAGGTGTTCCCCGACATGGACGCGATCGAGCGGATCGGCCAGGTCGACGTGCTGGTCCGGACCGGTCACGACGTCCTGCTGATCGGGATCGGCGCGATGGCGGCGACCGCCGTGGACGTGGCCGAGCGACTCGGTGCGCAGGGCTTCGGCGTGACCGTGGTCGACCCGCGCTGGGTCAAGCCGGTCCCGGCCGAGCTGGTCGAGCTGGCCCGCGACCACCAGTACGTCGTGACGATCGAGGACAACGGCCGGGCCGGCGGGTGCGGGGCCGCGATCGCGCAGGCGATCCGGGACGCCGGGGTGACCACGCCGGTGCGCGACTTCGGCATCCCGCAGCGCTTCCTCGACCACGCCAAGCGGGCCGCGGTCCTGCAGGAGATCGGGCTGACCGGTCAGGGACTGGCGCGGGACGTGATAGAGATGATCGCCAAGCACCCAGGGGACGCGATCACCAGTGAGCCAGACACCGCGAGCGGCAGGCCCGGCGGAGCCTGA